One Meles meles chromosome 13, mMelMel3.1 paternal haplotype, whole genome shotgun sequence DNA segment encodes these proteins:
- the LOC123954866 gene encoding cytochrome P450 26C1 — MFPWGLSCLSVLGAAGTALLGAGLLLSLAQHLWTLRWTLSRDRASALPLPKGSMGWPFFGETLHWLVQGSRFHSSRRERYGTVFKTHLLGRPVIRVSGAENVRRILLGEHRLVRSQWPQSAHILLGSHTLLGAFGEPHRQRRKVLARVFSRGALQRFVPRLQGALRREVRSWCAARRPIAVYQAAKALTFRMAARILLGLRLDEAQCAELARTFEQFVENLFSLPLDVPFSGLRKGIRARDQLHRYLEEAIAEKLREDKAAEPGDALDMIIHSTRELGQELSVQELKETAVELLFAAFLTTASASTSLVLLLLQHPAAVAKIRQELAAQGLGRACGCAEGAAGGGAGPRPDCGCEPDLSLAALGRLRYIDCVVKEVLRLLPPVSGGYRTALRTFELDGYQIPKGWSVMYSIRDTHETATVYRSPPEGFDPERFGAAGEDARGASGRFHYIPFGGGARSCLGQELAQAVLQLLAVELVRTARWELATPAFPAMQTVPIVHPADGLRLFFHPLAPSAARDGLRL; from the exons ATGTTCCCCTGGGGGCTGAGCTGCCTGTCGGTGCTGGGGGCGGCGGGCACCGCTCTCCTGGGCGCCGGCCTGCTGCTCAGCCTGGCGCAGCACCTCTGGACGCTCCGCTGGACGCTGAGCCGGGACCGGGCCtccgccctgcccctgcccaaggGCTCCATGGGCTGGCCCTTCTTCGGCGAAACGCTGCACTGGTTAGTTCAG GGCTCCCGCTTCCACAGCTCCCGCCGGGAGCGCTACGGGACCGTGTTCAAGACGCACCTGCTGGGCCGGCCGGTGATCCGCGTGAGCGGCGCGGAGAACGTGCGCCGGATCCTGCTGGGCGAGCACCGCCTTGTGCGCAGCCAGTGGCCGCAGAGCGCGCACATCCTCCTGGGCTCGCACACGCTGCTTGGAGCCTTTGGTGAGCCGCACCGGCAGCGGCGCAAg GTCCTGGCACGGGTTTTTAGCCGCGGGGCGCTGCAGCGCTTCGTGCCCCGCCTGCAAGGGGCGCTGCGGCGCGAGGTGCGTTCCTGGTGCGCGGCCCGCCGGCCGATTGCTGTCTACCAGGCTGCCAAAGCACTCACCTTTCGCATGGCTGCGCGCATCCTCCTGGGGCTACGGCTGGACGAGGCACAGTGCGCGGAGCTGGCGCGGACCTTCGAGCAGTTCGTAGAGAACCTCTTCTCGCTGCCCCTGGATGTTCCCTTCAGCGGCCTGCGCAAG GGAATCCGGGCACGAGATCAGCTGCATCGGTACCTGGAGGAGGCTATTGCAGAGAAGCTTCGTGAAGACAAGGCTGCAGAACCGGGTGACGCCCTTGACATGATTATCCACAGCACTAGGGAGCTGGGCCAGGAGCTCTCAGTGCAGGAACTGAAG GAGACGGCTGTGGAGCTCCTTTTCGCCGCCTTCCTCACCACGGCCAGCGCCAGCACGTCCCTCGTCCTGCTGCTCCTGCAGCACCCGGCGGCCGTCGCCAAGATCCGGCAGGAGCTGGCGGCGCAGGGACTGGGGCGCGCATGCGGCTGCGCGGAGGGGGCCGCGGGGGGCGGCGCGGGGCCCCGGCCGGACTGCGGCTGCGAGCCGGATCTCAGCCTCGCGGCGCTGGGCCGTCTGCGCTACATCGACTGCGTGGTCAAGGAGGTGCTGCGCCTCCTGCCGCCGGTGTCCGGGGGCTACCGCACCGCGCTGCGCACCTTCGAGCTCGAC GGCTACCAGATCCCCAAGGGCTGGAGCGTGATGTATAGCATCCGGGACACGCACGAGACGGCCACGGTGTACCGCAGCCCGCCTGAGGGCTTCGATCCCGAGCGCTTTGGCGCGGCGGGCGAGGATGCGCGGGGCGCCTCGGGCCGCTTccattacatcccgtttggcgGCGGAGCGCGCAGCTGTCTCGGCCAGGAACTGGCACAGGCGGTGCTCCAGCTGCTGGCGGTGGAGCTGGTGCGCACGGCGCGCTGGGAGCTGGCCACGCCTGCCTTCCCCGCCATGCAGACGGTGCCCATCGTGCACCCGGCCGACGGGCTGCGGCTCTTTTTCCATCCGCTCGCGCCTTCGGCAGCGCGAGATGGGCTACGCCTCTGA
- the LOC123955400 gene encoding cytochrome P450 26A1, protein MGLPALLASALCTFVLPLLLFLAAIKLWDLYCVSSRDRSCALPLPPGTMGFPFFGETLQMVLQRRKFLQMKRRKYGFIYKTHLFGRPTVRVMGADNVRRILLGEHRLVSVHWPASVRTILGSGCLSNLHDSSHKQRKKVIMRAFSREALQCYVPVIAEEVGICLEQWLNGGERGLLVYPQVKRLMFRIAMRILLGCEPRLASGGDTEQQLVEAFEEMTRNLFSLPIDVPFSGLYRGMKARNLIHARIEENIRAKICGLRTAGAGGGCKDALQLLIEHSWERGERLDMQALKQSSTELLFGGHETTASAATSLITYLGLYPHVLQKVREELKSKGLLCKSNQDNKLDMEILEQLKYIGCVIKETLRLNPPVPGGFRVALKTFELNGYQIPKGWNVIYSICDTHDVADIFTNKDEFNPDRFLLPHPEDASRFSFIPFGGGLRSCVGKEFAKILLKIFTVELARHCDWQLLNGPPTMKTSPTVYPVDGLPAKFTRFQGEI, encoded by the exons ATGGGGCTCCCGGCGCTGCTGGCCAGTGCGCTCTGCACCTTCGTGCTACCGCTGCTGCTCTTCCTGGCCGCGATCAAACTCTGGGACCTGTACTGCGTGAGCAGCCGCGACCGCAGCTGCGCCCTCCCTTTGCCCCCCGGAACTATGGGCTTCCCCTTCTTCGGGGAGACACTGCAGATGGTGCTGCAG CGAAGGAAGTTCTTGCAGATGAAGCGCAGGAAATACGGCTTCATCTACAAGACGCATCTGTTCGGACGGCCCACGGTGCGGGTGATGGGCGCCGACAACGTGCGGCGCATCCTGCTCGGGGAGCACCGGTTGGTGTCGGTGCACTGGCCCGCGTCGGTGCGCACCATCCTGGGCTCCGGCTGCCTCTCCAACCTGCACGACTCCTCGCACAAGCAGCGCAAGAAG GTGATTATGCGGGCCTTCAGCCGCGAGGCGCTCCAGTGCTACGTGCCCGTGATCGCCGAGGAAGTGGGCATTTGCCTGGAACAGTGGCTGAACGGCGGCGAGCGCGGCCTCCTGGTCTACCCCCAGGTGAAGCGCCTCATGTTCCGCATCGCCATGCGCATCCTGCTGGGCTGTGAGCCCCGGCTGGCTAGCGGCGGCGACACGGAGCAGCAGCTGGTGGAGGCCTTCGAGGAAATGACCCGCAATCTCTTCTCGCTGCCCATCGACGTGCCCTTCAGCGGGCTGTACCGG GGCATGAAGGCGCGGAACCTCATCCACGCGCGCATTGAGGAGAACATTCGCGCCAAGATCTGCGGGCTGCGGACGGCTGGCGCGGGCGGCGGCTGCAAAGATGCGCTGCAGCTGTTGATTGAGCACTCgtgggagaggggggagaggcTGGACATGCAG GCACTAAAGCAATCTTCAACTGAACTCCTCTTTGGGGGACATGAAACCACAGCTAGTGCAGCAACATCTCTGATCACTTACCTTGGGCTCTACCCCCAtgttctccagaaagttcgaGAGGAGCTCAAGAGTAAG GGTTTACTTTGCAAGAGCAATCAAGACAACAAGTTGGATATGGAAATTTTGGAACAGCTTAAATACATTGGGTGTGTTATTAAAGAGACCCTTCGACTGAATCCCCCAGTTCCAGGAGGGTTTCGGGTTGCTCTTAAGACTTTTGAATTAAAT GGTTACCAGATTCCCAAGGGCTGGAATGTTATCTACAGTATCTGTGATACTCACGACGTGGCGGACATCTTCACCAACAAGGATGAATTTAATCCTGACCGATTCCTGCTGCCTCACCCGGAGGACGCGTCCAGGTTCAGCTTCATTCCATTTGGAGGAGGGCTGAGGAGCTGTGTAGGGAAGGAGTTTGCAAAAATTCTGCTCAAAATATTTACAGTGGAGCTGGCCAGGCATTGTGACTGGCAGCTTCTAAATGGACCTCCTACAATGAAAACCAGTCCCACCGTGTACCCCGTGGATGGTCTCCCTGCAAAGTTCACCCGTTTCCAGGGGGAGATCTGA